In Mycolicibacterium mucogenicum DSM 44124, the following are encoded in one genomic region:
- a CDS encoding purine-cytosine permease family protein: protein MAGAIETRSIDWIPTGERRGKVHHQAPFWFTGNFVLTTMVTGFLGPANGLSAGWSVLAAVAGACFGTLFMCFHANQGPTMGLPQMIQSRAQFGSRGALVPFIAVIFVYIGFNVFNTILATSGFKTVFPGPNWLWYLGLMVAAIVIAVVGFDLMMVVQRWLTYLLIVVFGVLTVYAVSTLHLNAAVPDGGKFSLTVFLMQFAAAAGYQISYAVYVSDYSRYLPENTSAKHVIWWTYLGAAGSSVWLMSLGAVLASALPTPDAIVSIQTVGNQLLPGFGTFTVVVASIALVTIMSVNAYGASLTSMSALDAFRPITPTVRLRVLGIALTSFVAFVVALSLPEGYLESFNTFVLLMLYFLIPWTAVNLVDFYFVRRGHYSIVDIFRPDGIYGRWSWRGLAAYLVGMVSMVPFISLHFYEGPIAKMLGGVDISFVVGLAVSGLAYYVLTRGVDLAPEHAAVERSRAELSAA from the coding sequence ATGGCAGGTGCAATCGAGACCCGGTCCATCGACTGGATCCCGACCGGGGAACGCAGGGGCAAGGTGCACCACCAGGCACCGTTCTGGTTCACCGGGAACTTCGTGCTGACCACGATGGTCACGGGCTTCCTCGGGCCGGCCAACGGACTGTCCGCCGGGTGGTCGGTGCTGGCGGCCGTCGCCGGCGCCTGTTTCGGGACGCTCTTCATGTGCTTCCACGCCAACCAGGGCCCCACGATGGGCCTGCCGCAGATGATCCAGTCGCGCGCGCAGTTCGGTTCGCGCGGCGCGCTCGTCCCGTTCATCGCCGTGATCTTCGTGTACATCGGCTTCAACGTCTTCAACACGATCCTCGCCACATCCGGCTTCAAGACGGTCTTCCCCGGCCCGAACTGGCTCTGGTACCTCGGGCTGATGGTGGCCGCGATCGTCATCGCCGTCGTCGGCTTCGACCTGATGATGGTTGTGCAGCGGTGGCTGACATACCTGCTGATCGTCGTGTTCGGCGTCCTCACCGTCTACGCCGTGTCGACGTTGCACCTCAATGCGGCGGTTCCCGACGGTGGCAAGTTCTCGCTGACGGTGTTCCTCATGCAGTTCGCCGCTGCGGCCGGATACCAGATTTCGTATGCGGTGTACGTCTCCGACTACTCGCGTTACCTGCCCGAGAACACCTCGGCCAAGCACGTGATCTGGTGGACCTACCTCGGTGCCGCCGGGTCGTCGGTGTGGCTGATGTCGCTCGGCGCGGTGCTGGCATCGGCACTGCCGACGCCGGACGCGATCGTCTCGATCCAGACCGTCGGCAACCAATTACTGCCCGGCTTCGGCACTTTCACCGTCGTGGTGGCGTCGATCGCCCTGGTGACCATCATGTCCGTCAATGCCTACGGCGCCAGTCTGACGAGCATGAGCGCCCTCGACGCCTTCCGGCCGATCACGCCGACCGTGCGCCTGCGGGTGCTCGGCATCGCGCTCACGTCGTTCGTCGCCTTCGTCGTCGCGCTGTCGCTGCCCGAGGGCTACCTCGAGTCGTTCAACACCTTCGTGCTGCTGATGCTGTACTTCCTGATCCCGTGGACGGCCGTCAACCTCGTCGACTTCTATTTCGTTCGGCGCGGGCACTATTCGATCGTCGACATCTTCCGGCCGGACGGCATCTACGGCCGGTGGTCGTGGCGCGGACTGGCGGCGTACCTCGTCGGCATGGTGTCGATGGTGCCGTTCATCTCGTTGCACTTCTACGAGGGGCCCATCGCCAAGATGCTTGGGGGAGTGGACATCTCGTTCGTCGTCGGCCTGGCGGTATCAGGGCTGGCGTACTACGTGCTGACGCGCGGCGTGGACCTGGCGCCTGAGCACGCCGCGGTCGAACGGAGCCGTGCCGAGTTGAGCGCCGCCTAG
- a CDS encoding carbon-nitrogen hydrolase family protein produces MITVGMFQGPQESGTVAENLAAIAAAAQQAAAAGCQIVVTPEMSATGYNIGTEIAQRAEPADGPIFQAVSTIARDAGIAVVYGYPESAEGKPYNSVQVVGRDGEALANYRKTHLYGFDRDYFTAGSQWVTQFELDGVTCGLLICYDIEFPENARAHADAGTQWLVVPTGLMEPWSFVATHIVPARAYESQMFVSYVNRTGFENGLEYCGLSCTIAPDTTELSRGGRTEELLITHIDPAAVAVSRGVNTHLSDRRRDLYQENQTR; encoded by the coding sequence ATGATCACCGTCGGCATGTTCCAAGGTCCGCAGGAATCCGGGACCGTCGCCGAGAACCTCGCCGCCATCGCGGCGGCGGCCCAGCAGGCCGCCGCCGCCGGCTGCCAGATCGTCGTCACGCCCGAGATGTCGGCGACCGGTTACAACATCGGCACCGAGATCGCGCAGCGCGCCGAGCCGGCCGACGGCCCGATCTTCCAGGCAGTCAGCACGATTGCGCGTGACGCCGGGATCGCCGTCGTCTACGGATATCCCGAGTCCGCAGAAGGCAAGCCGTACAACAGCGTCCAGGTTGTCGGCCGGGACGGTGAAGCCCTGGCCAACTACCGCAAGACCCACCTGTACGGCTTCGACCGCGACTACTTCACCGCGGGTTCGCAGTGGGTCACGCAGTTCGAGCTCGACGGCGTCACCTGCGGACTGCTGATCTGCTACGACATCGAATTCCCCGAGAACGCCCGCGCCCACGCCGACGCCGGCACCCAGTGGCTCGTCGTCCCCACCGGGCTCATGGAGCCGTGGAGTTTCGTTGCGACGCACATCGTTCCGGCCCGCGCCTATGAGAGCCAGATGTTCGTGTCGTACGTCAACCGCACGGGGTTCGAGAACGGCCTCGAGTACTGCGGACTGAGCTGCACCATCGCGCCCGACACGACCGAACTGAGTCGCGGTGGCCGCACCGAGGAACTCCTCATCACCCACATCGATCCCGCCGCGGTAGCCGTGTCCCGCGGCGTCAACACACATCTCAGCGATCGCCGCCGAGATCTCTACCAGGAGAACCAGACCCGATGA
- the speB gene encoding agmatinase, whose amino-acid sequence MSFDRYITTTAPDGREIIGQVDASRFPRYAEPTTFARVPRLDQVSSPDVTILGVPFDSGVSYRPGARFGPGHIRAASKLLRPYNQALDVSPFANQQVADAGDIGVNPFNINEAIETIDTEVTALRKDGSAVLTLGGDHTIALPILRSLHRDHGPIAVLHFDAHLDTWDTYFGAAYTHGTPFRRASEEGLIDMERSLHMGIRGPLYSKKDLEDDAILGFQVIRSDDYQVDGLASVRERMVKRLAGGPVYVSVDIDVLDPAHAPGTGTPEAGGLTSRELLHSLRSLTGLNVVGADIVEVSPAYDHAELTGIAAAHVGYELLSVMSANR is encoded by the coding sequence ATGAGCTTCGACCGGTACATCACGACCACCGCGCCCGACGGCCGCGAGATCATCGGCCAGGTCGATGCCAGCCGGTTCCCGCGCTACGCCGAACCGACCACCTTCGCGCGGGTGCCGCGCCTGGACCAGGTCTCGTCACCCGATGTCACGATCCTCGGCGTCCCGTTCGACTCCGGCGTGTCCTACCGGCCGGGCGCGCGCTTCGGCCCCGGGCACATCCGCGCGGCGTCCAAGCTGCTGCGGCCCTACAACCAGGCGCTCGACGTGTCGCCCTTCGCCAACCAGCAGGTCGCCGACGCCGGCGACATCGGCGTCAACCCGTTCAACATCAACGAGGCCATCGAGACCATCGACACCGAGGTGACCGCGCTGCGCAAGGACGGCAGCGCCGTGCTGACGCTCGGCGGCGACCACACGATCGCGCTGCCGATCCTGCGGTCACTGCACCGCGACCACGGCCCCATCGCCGTGCTGCACTTCGACGCGCACCTCGACACCTGGGACACCTACTTCGGCGCCGCCTACACGCACGGGACCCCGTTCCGCCGGGCCAGCGAAGAGGGCCTCATCGACATGGAGCGCTCGCTGCACATGGGTATCCGCGGCCCGCTGTACAGCAAGAAGGACCTCGAGGACGACGCGATCCTCGGCTTCCAGGTGATCCGCTCCGACGACTACCAGGTCGACGGCCTGGCGAGCGTGCGGGAGCGCATGGTGAAGCGGTTGGCCGGCGGTCCGGTGTACGTGTCGGTGGACATCGACGTGCTCGACCCGGCGCACGCGCCCGGGACCGGGACGCCGGAAGCCGGGGGACTGACGTCGCGCGAGCTGCTGCATTCGCTGCGCTCGTTGACCGGGCTGAACGTCGTCGGCGCCGACATCGTCGAGGTGTCCCCGGCGTACGACCACGCCGAGCTGACGGGTATCGCAGCCGCGCACGTGGGCTACGAGCTGCTGTCGGTGATGAGCGCGAACCGCTGA
- the acnA gene encoding aconitate hydratase AcnA, which produces MSSNSFGARDTLVVGENSYEIFRLDAVPGTEKLPYSLKVLAENLLRTEDGANITKDHILALANWDPSAEPSIEIQFTPARVIMQDFTGVPCVVDLATMREAVTALGGDPNKVNPLSPAEMVIDHSVILDVFGTADAYEKNVALEYERNSERYQFLRWGQGAFDDFKVVPPGTGIVHQVNIEYLARTVMVRNGQAYPDTCVGTDSHTTMENGLGVLGWGVGGIEAEAAMLGQPVSMLIPRVVGFKLTGEIQPGVTATDVVLTVTDMLRKHGVVGKFVEFYGKGVAEVPLANRATLGNMSPEFGSTCAIFPIDEETINYLRLTGRTDEQLALVEAYAKTQGMWHDADHEPAFSEYLELDLSTVVPSIAGPKRPQDRILLSESKIAFRKDIHNYVEEQHPADHTKLDEAVEESFPASDPAALSFADDGAVNVQSAANGAEGRPSKPVRVKGDRGEFILDHGAVAVAGITSCTNTSNPSVMIGAALLARNAVEKGLTSKPWVKTNMAPGSQVVTDYYEKAGLWPYLEKLGFYLGGYGCTTCIGNTGPLPEEISKAVNEEDLTVTAVLSGNRNFEGRISPDVKMNYLASPPLVIAYALAGTMDFDFETDSLGKDTDGNDVFLRDIWPSAQEIDDTIKSAISQDMFRKSYADVFKGDDNWRNLSTPAGDTFAWDDASTYVRKAPYFDGMEMEPAPVTDIKGARVMALLGDSVTTDHISPAGPIKPGTPAADYLDSHGVARKDYNSLGSRRGNHEVMVRGTFANIRLQNRILDTIGLEGTQGGYTRDFTQEGGPKEFIYNACMNYQKAGIPLVVLGGKEYGSGSSRDWAAKGTTLLGVKAVITESFERIHRSNLIGMGVIPLQFPAGESAKSLGLDGTETFDISGIEELNAGKTPKTVHVTATKEDGTKVEFDAVVRIDTPGEADYYRNGGILQYVLRNMLRSGSEA; this is translated from the coding sequence GTGAGCAGCAATTCATTTGGAGCCCGTGACACGCTCGTTGTCGGGGAAAACAGCTACGAGATTTTCCGCCTCGACGCGGTTCCGGGTACCGAGAAGCTTCCCTACAGCCTCAAGGTGCTTGCGGAGAACCTGCTGCGCACCGAAGACGGCGCCAACATCACCAAGGATCACATCCTGGCGCTGGCCAACTGGGATCCGTCGGCCGAGCCGAGCATCGAAATCCAGTTCACCCCGGCCCGTGTGATCATGCAGGACTTCACCGGCGTGCCCTGCGTCGTCGACCTGGCCACCATGCGTGAGGCCGTCACCGCCCTCGGCGGCGACCCGAACAAGGTCAACCCGCTCTCTCCCGCCGAGATGGTCATCGACCACTCCGTCATCCTCGACGTGTTCGGCACCGCCGACGCCTACGAGAAGAACGTCGCCCTCGAGTACGAGCGCAACTCCGAGCGCTACCAGTTCCTGCGCTGGGGCCAGGGCGCCTTCGACGACTTCAAGGTCGTCCCGCCGGGCACCGGCATCGTCCACCAGGTCAACATCGAGTACCTGGCCCGCACCGTGATGGTCCGCAACGGCCAGGCGTACCCCGACACCTGTGTGGGTACCGACAGCCACACCACCATGGAGAACGGCCTGGGCGTGCTGGGCTGGGGCGTCGGCGGTATCGAGGCCGAGGCCGCCATGCTGGGCCAGCCCGTCTCGATGCTCATCCCCCGCGTCGTCGGCTTCAAGCTGACCGGTGAAATCCAGCCGGGCGTCACCGCCACCGACGTGGTGCTGACCGTCACCGACATGCTGCGCAAGCACGGCGTCGTCGGCAAGTTCGTCGAGTTCTACGGCAAGGGCGTCGCCGAGGTGCCGCTGGCCAACCGCGCCACCCTGGGCAACATGAGCCCCGAGTTCGGCTCGACCTGTGCGATCTTCCCGATCGACGAAGAGACCATCAACTACCTGCGCCTGACCGGCCGCACCGACGAGCAGCTGGCGCTCGTCGAGGCCTACGCCAAGACCCAGGGCATGTGGCACGACGCCGACCACGAGCCGGCCTTCTCGGAGTACCTCGAGCTGGACCTGTCGACGGTCGTGCCGTCGATCGCCGGCCCGAAGCGCCCGCAGGACCGAATCCTGTTGTCGGAGAGCAAGATCGCGTTCCGCAAGGACATCCACAACTACGTGGAGGAGCAGCACCCGGCCGACCACACCAAGCTCGACGAGGCCGTCGAGGAGTCGTTCCCGGCTTCTGACCCGGCCGCCCTGTCGTTCGCTGACGACGGTGCCGTCAACGTCCAGTCCGCCGCCAACGGCGCCGAGGGCCGGCCGAGCAAGCCGGTGCGCGTCAAGGGCGACCGCGGCGAGTTCATCCTCGACCACGGCGCCGTCGCGGTCGCGGGTATCACCTCCTGCACCAACACCTCCAACCCGTCGGTCATGATCGGTGCCGCCCTGCTGGCCCGCAACGCCGTCGAGAAGGGCCTGACCAGCAAGCCGTGGGTCAAGACCAACATGGCCCCGGGCAGCCAGGTCGTCACCGACTACTACGAGAAGGCCGGCCTGTGGCCCTACCTGGAGAAGCTGGGCTTCTACCTGGGTGGCTACGGCTGCACCACGTGCATCGGTAACACCGGCCCGCTGCCGGAGGAGATCTCCAAGGCCGTCAACGAAGAGGACCTGACCGTCACCGCGGTGCTGTCCGGTAACCGCAACTTCGAGGGCCGCATCTCCCCCGACGTCAAGATGAACTACCTGGCCTCGCCGCCGCTGGTCATCGCCTACGCCCTCGCCGGCACCATGGACTTCGACTTCGAGACGGACTCCCTGGGCAAGGACACCGACGGCAACGACGTCTTCCTGCGCGACATCTGGCCGTCGGCCCAGGAGATCGACGACACCATCAAGAGCGCGATCAGCCAGGACATGTTCCGCAAGTCCTACGCCGACGTGTTCAAGGGCGACGACAACTGGCGCAACCTGTCGACCCCCGCCGGCGACACCTTCGCGTGGGACGACGCCTCGACCTACGTCCGCAAGGCGCCGTACTTCGACGGCATGGAAATGGAGCCGGCGCCCGTCACCGACATCAAGGGCGCCCGCGTCATGGCCCTGCTGGGCGACTCGGTGACCACCGACCACATCAGCCCGGCCGGCCCGATCAAGCCGGGAACCCCGGCCGCGGACTACCTGGACTCGCACGGTGTGGCCCGCAAGGACTACAACTCGCTGGGTAGCCGTCGTGGCAACCACGAGGTCATGGTCCGCGGCACCTTCGCCAACATCCGTCTGCAGAACCGGATTCTGGACACCATCGGCCTCGAGGGCACGCAGGGTGGCTACACCCGCGACTTCACCCAGGAGGGCGGCCCGAAGGAGTTCATCTACAACGCGTGCATGAACTACCAGAAGGCCGGCATCCCGCTGGTCGTGCTGGGCGGCAAGGAATACGGTTCGGGCAGCTCGCGTGACTGGGCCGCCAAGGGCACCACGCTGCTCGGCGTCAAGGCCGTCATCACCGAGTCGTTCGAGCGCATCCACCGGTCGAACCTCATCGGCATGGGCGTCATCCCGCTGCAGTTCCCGGCCGGCGAGAGCGCCAAGTCGCTGGGCCTGGACGGCACCGAGACCTTCGACATCTCCGGCATCGAGGAGCTCAACGCCGGCAAGACGCCGAAGACCGTGCATGTCACCGCCACCAAGGAGGACGGCACCAAGGTCGAGTTCGACGCCGTGGTCCGCATCGACACCCCCGGCGAGGCCGACTACTACCGCAACGGCGGCATCCTGCAGTACGTGCTGCGCAACATGCTGCGGTCGGGCAGCGAGGCCTGA
- a CDS encoding amino acid permease, whose translation MSAQKSVDDIVAANETPDGPHLKRSMGFIHLTALSIGATLGTGIFVILGAAVPKAGPAVLLSFILAAVTALFSALSYAELAGTIPVSGSSYSYAYATLGEFWAWVCGWCLMLEYGVSVAAVAVGWGGYINTLLHQLFGIELPAAITGAPGEGGVINLPAIAIVVLASILLLRGASESAAVNTAMVILKCIVLVFFCAVAFTAFKAGNLTPFMPLGFLGVSAAASQVFFSYIGFDAASTAGNEAKDPKRDLPRAIMASLLIVTVLYLAVALAALGAMSWTKFSADEGATLAVALSGITTSNVPAIILSIGAVIAIASVVLAVQYGQTRILYTMAVDGLVPGLFAKINPRTFVPTWNIVICGVVVSLLAGFVSLGELANATSIGCLFAFALVNIAVIILRRTRPDLHRTFRLRLFPVAPVLGFLFCCYLMWALPVGTWIAFGIWGALGLAIYFGYSIRKSKLRVGAA comes from the coding sequence ATGAGCGCACAAAAATCCGTCGACGACATCGTCGCCGCCAACGAAACCCCCGACGGCCCCCACCTCAAACGCTCGATGGGTTTCATCCATCTGACCGCCCTGTCCATCGGCGCGACGCTCGGCACCGGAATCTTCGTCATTCTCGGCGCCGCCGTCCCGAAAGCCGGTCCGGCAGTCCTGCTCTCGTTCATCCTCGCCGCCGTCACCGCGCTGTTCTCGGCGCTGTCGTACGCCGAACTCGCGGGCACGATCCCCGTCTCCGGCAGCTCCTACTCCTACGCCTACGCCACCCTCGGCGAGTTCTGGGCCTGGGTGTGCGGCTGGTGTCTGATGCTCGAATACGGCGTCTCGGTCGCCGCCGTCGCCGTCGGCTGGGGCGGCTATATCAACACACTGCTCCACCAGTTGTTCGGCATCGAACTTCCCGCCGCCATCACCGGCGCGCCGGGCGAGGGCGGTGTCATCAACCTGCCGGCCATCGCGATCGTGGTCCTCGCCTCGATCCTGCTGCTCAGGGGCGCGTCCGAGTCTGCCGCCGTCAACACCGCGATGGTGATCCTCAAGTGCATCGTGCTGGTGTTCTTCTGCGCCGTCGCCTTCACCGCGTTCAAGGCCGGCAACCTCACCCCGTTCATGCCGCTCGGCTTCCTCGGCGTCTCCGCCGCCGCGTCGCAGGTCTTCTTCTCCTACATCGGCTTCGACGCGGCCTCCACCGCAGGTAACGAGGCCAAGGACCCGAAGCGGGACCTGCCGCGCGCCATCATGGCCTCGCTGCTGATCGTCACAGTGCTGTACCTCGCGGTCGCGCTGGCGGCCCTCGGCGCGATGAGCTGGACCAAGTTCAGCGCCGACGAAGGCGCCACCCTGGCCGTCGCCCTCAGCGGCATCACCACCAGCAATGTGCCGGCCATCATCCTGTCGATCGGTGCCGTCATCGCGATCGCCAGCGTCGTCCTCGCCGTCCAGTACGGGCAGACCCGCATCCTGTACACCATGGCCGTCGACGGCCTGGTGCCCGGGCTGTTCGCCAAGATCAACCCGAGGACCTTCGTGCCGACCTGGAACATCGTCATCTGCGGTGTCGTCGTGTCGCTGTTGGCCGGCTTCGTCTCGCTGGGTGAGCTGGCCAACGCCACCTCGATCGGCTGCCTCTTCGCCTTCGCGCTCGTCAACATCGCCGTCATCATCCTGCGGCGCACGCGCCCCGATCTGCACCGCACGTTCCGGCTGCGGCTGTTCCCCGTCGCGCCGGTGCTGGGATTCCTGTTCTGCTGCTACCTGATGTGGGCGCTGCCCGTCGGGACGTGGATCGCGTTCGGCATCTGGGGTGCCCTCGGTCTGGCGATCTACTTCGGCTACAGCATCCGGAAGTCCAAGCTGCGAGTGGGCGCTGCGTAG
- a CDS encoding TetR/AcrR family transcriptional regulator: protein MPKVSDDHLAARRAQILDGARRCFSEFGYEGATVRLLEEATAMSRGAIFHHFRDKDALFFALAEEDGERMAETVEKDGLVQVMRNMLAKPENYQWLGTRLEIARRLRTDAEFRAEWQQRYEELNQATIARLERKKAAGTLRDDVPTEVLHIYLDLVLDGLIARLASGQTGEDLTAVLDIVEASVRRKP, encoded by the coding sequence GTGCCCAAAGTTAGCGACGATCATCTCGCCGCCCGTCGAGCGCAGATCCTCGACGGCGCCCGACGCTGTTTTTCCGAGTTCGGGTACGAAGGTGCGACCGTGCGGCTTCTCGAAGAAGCCACCGCGATGTCGCGCGGCGCGATCTTCCATCACTTCCGCGACAAGGACGCGTTGTTCTTCGCGCTCGCCGAAGAGGACGGCGAGCGCATGGCCGAGACCGTCGAGAAGGACGGCCTGGTTCAGGTCATGCGGAACATGCTGGCCAAGCCGGAGAACTACCAGTGGCTGGGCACCCGGCTGGAGATCGCCCGGCGGCTGCGCACCGATGCCGAGTTCCGCGCCGAGTGGCAGCAGCGCTACGAGGAACTCAACCAGGCCACCATCGCGCGCCTGGAGCGCAAGAAGGCCGCCGGCACGTTGCGTGACGACGTGCCCACCGAAGTGCTGCACATCTATCTCGACCTCGTGCTCGACGGCCTCATCGCGCGGCTCGCATCGGGTCAGACCGGCGAGGATCTGACCGCCGTCCTCGACATCGTCGAGGCGTCGGTGCGGCGCAAGCCCTAG
- a CDS encoding DUF6676 family protein, which translates to MTTFAAFIPPDVCATVGQDPAKTPVDVCMATVITQVRDGGVSAPGIAPAKTPATPQEAKQAAEAAQEAAALRQVVADAHAKGIDLKIVVLPTSPGIDTPLRDIAADVGRVYPESTVLTLSPGFAGSVSPTYDRSLLEAGQDLAKTPSVVQNSKNFVSQLETPIFPWTSFTVVVILGVVAAAVGTRFLQVRARKAAAAAAPQDAVAPASR; encoded by the coding sequence GTGACAACTTTCGCGGCATTCATTCCGCCGGACGTCTGCGCCACGGTCGGGCAGGACCCGGCCAAGACCCCTGTCGACGTGTGCATGGCGACGGTGATCACGCAGGTGCGTGACGGTGGGGTCAGCGCGCCGGGCATCGCGCCCGCCAAGACGCCGGCCACGCCGCAGGAAGCGAAGCAGGCCGCCGAGGCCGCGCAGGAGGCCGCCGCCTTGCGTCAGGTCGTCGCCGACGCCCACGCCAAGGGCATCGACCTCAAGATCGTGGTGCTGCCGACGAGTCCGGGCATCGACACCCCGCTGCGTGACATCGCCGCGGACGTCGGCCGGGTGTATCCCGAGTCGACGGTGCTGACCCTCAGTCCCGGCTTCGCCGGCTCGGTCAGTCCGACTTATGACCGGTCGCTGTTGGAGGCCGGTCAGGACCTCGCGAAGACGCCGAGCGTTGTGCAGAACTCGAAGAATTTTGTGAGCCAGCTGGAAACGCCGATATTTCCCTGGACGTCGTTCACTGTGGTGGTCATCCTCGGCGTGGTAGCGGCTGCCGTCGGTACCCGGTTTCTGCAGGTCCGGGCCCGGAAAGCGGCCGCAGCTGCGGCGCCGCAGGACGCCGTCGCGCCGGCATCTCGGTAG
- the ripA gene encoding NlpC/P60 family peptidoglycan endopeptidase RipA: MGRSIRPFSGGLATRLGSRVGTGSLVFGVMTASVFASGIASAQPGSSEIAALVTDLANANQKLQDLGAAIQTRQESVNKAIADVQTARDDAATAQQDIDTSQTGLKDANAAIAAAQAHFDKYAEAAYINGPSASYLTATDPGEMINTAATGQALTISSQEAIADLQRSRTELANRESAARLAKQKADQAVKDAQVRQDDAVKALTDARTTFADQQTQLDQLVSQRDAAQAKLNAARTQWAASAPASGTPAADPGRYAANWDGAPAAAGPRKWDDGGWDPTLPKIPSANIPGDPIAVINNVLGMTATSAQVTQQMGHSFLQKLGLVPATVTKSGYTNGAIPRVYGKQASEYVIKRAMSQIGVPYSWGGGTAAGPSTGIDSGAGTVGFDCSGLILYAFAGVGIKLPHYSGNQYEAGRKIPTSQARRGDVIFYGPGGSQHVTLYLGNGQMLEAPYTGSNVKVSPVRTSGMTPYVIRYIEY; this comes from the coding sequence ATGGGACGCAGCATTCGCCCCTTTAGCGGTGGGCTGGCCACCCGGCTGGGCAGTCGCGTCGGCACCGGGTCGCTCGTGTTCGGTGTCATGACCGCGTCCGTGTTCGCCTCCGGTATCGCGTCGGCGCAACCCGGCAGCAGCGAGATCGCCGCCCTGGTCACCGATCTCGCCAATGCCAACCAGAAACTGCAGGACCTCGGCGCCGCCATCCAGACCCGGCAGGAATCGGTCAACAAGGCCATCGCCGACGTGCAGACCGCCCGGGACGACGCCGCGACCGCCCAGCAGGACATCGACACCAGCCAGACCGGTCTGAAGGACGCCAACGCGGCCATCGCCGCCGCCCAGGCGCACTTCGACAAGTACGCCGAGGCGGCGTACATCAACGGGCCGTCCGCGTCCTACCTGACCGCGACCGATCCCGGCGAGATGATCAACACCGCCGCCACCGGCCAGGCGCTGACCATCAGCTCGCAGGAGGCCATCGCCGATCTGCAGCGCAGCCGCACCGAACTGGCCAACCGCGAATCCGCCGCCCGCCTGGCCAAGCAGAAGGCCGACCAGGCCGTCAAAGATGCCCAGGTCAGGCAGGACGACGCCGTCAAGGCCCTGACCGACGCCCGGACCACGTTCGCCGACCAGCAGACTCAGCTGGACCAGCTGGTCAGCCAGCGCGACGCGGCGCAGGCCAAGCTCAACGCAGCGCGCACACAATGGGCCGCGAGCGCCCCCGCGTCCGGAACTCCCGCGGCCGACCCCGGCCGGTACGCCGCCAACTGGGACGGCGCGCCCGCCGCTGCCGGTCCCCGCAAGTGGGACGACGGCGGCTGGGACCCCACCCTGCCCAAGATTCCGAGCGCCAACATCCCCGGTGACCCGATCGCCGTCATCAACAACGTGCTCGGCATGACCGCCACGTCGGCGCAGGTCACCCAGCAGATGGGCCACAGCTTCCTGCAGAAACTCGGCCTGGTGCCCGCCACCGTCACCAAGTCGGGCTACACCAACGGCGCCATCCCGCGCGTCTACGGCAAGCAGGCCTCGGAATACGTCATCAAGCGCGCCATGTCGCAGATCGGGGTGCCGTACTCCTGGGGCGGCGGCACCGCCGCCGGTCCCAGCACGGGCATCGACTCAGGTGCCGGCACCGTCGGCTTCGACTGCTCGGGTCTGATCCTCTACGCCTTCGCCGGCGTCGGCATCAAACTGCCGCACTACTCCGGCAACCAATATGAGGCGGGCCGCAAGATCCCGACATCGCAGGCCCGCCGCGGGGACGTCATCTTCTACGGCCCGGGTGGCAGCCAGCACGTGACCCTGTACCTCGGCAACGGGCAGATGCTCGAAGCGCCCTACACCGGTTCCAACGTCAAGGTGTCGCCGGTGCGAACCAGCGGCATGACGCCATACGTGATCCGTTACATCGAATACTGA
- a CDS encoding helix-turn-helix domain-containing protein, which translates to MGGSPATQLTIAARLKAARSAKRMTLDELAAASGVTKGYLSKVERGQSNASVAALIRICEALELQVGSLFDETPVGEVVRAGEYPPIEFGGTKMNEFQLTPSNERRFQVLMSDIEPGGGSGTDTYSLPAEVEFAMVIEGRLHIDFIEGNGSRITLNQGDALTFDADRPHAFHADAQSGAKVLWVLTPALAHRRLAEAAE; encoded by the coding sequence GTGGGCGGTTCGCCGGCAACGCAACTAACGATCGCCGCACGGTTGAAGGCCGCCCGCAGCGCCAAGCGCATGACCCTCGACGAGCTCGCCGCCGCCAGCGGCGTGACCAAGGGCTACCTGTCGAAGGTCGAACGCGGCCAGTCCAACGCGTCCGTCGCCGCGCTCATCCGCATCTGCGAGGCACTCGAACTCCAGGTCGGTTCCCTGTTCGACGAAACGCCCGTCGGCGAGGTGGTCCGCGCCGGGGAGTACCCGCCCATCGAGTTCGGCGGAACAAAGATGAACGAGTTCCAGCTGACGCCGAGCAATGAGCGCCGCTTCCAGGTCCTGATGAGCGATATCGAGCCCGGCGGCGGCAGCGGGACCGACACCTACTCCCTGCCCGCCGAGGTCGAGTTCGCCATGGTCATCGAGGGCCGGCTCCACATCGATTTCATCGAGGGCAACGGCAGCCGCATCACGCTCAACCAGGGCGACGCACTGACCTTCGATGCGGATCGTCCCCATGCCTTCCACGCCGATGCGCAGTCCGGCGCGAAGGTGCTGTGGGTGCTGACCCCGGCCCTGGCGCATCGGCGCCTGGCCGAGGCCGCCGAATAG